GCTCGGCACCCCGTAGACCTTGCTCCCGGGAGCGGCGGCGAGCCGCTCGGCCACCTCGAGCTGGACCATGACCAGCACGCGCTCGATCGTCGGGAAGAGCTCGAGGAAGCGCAGCACGACCGGCACGGAGACGTTGTAGGGCAGGTTGGCCACGAGCGCGGTCGGAGGCGGTCCCGGGAGGTCGGTCACGGTCATCGCGTCGCCGTGGACGACCTCGAGGCGCTCCGCCGCGTCCGGCGCGAGCTGCGCGACCGTGCCCGGGAGCGCGTCCGCGAGCACCGGGTCGACCTCGACGGCGGTGACGCGGCCGGCGGTCTCCAGCAGCGCGAGCGTCAGCGAGCCCAGGCCGGGACCGATCTCGACGACGTGGTCCTGAGCGGTGACCTGACCGGCACGCACGATGCGGCGCACGGTGTTGGCATCGACGACGAAGTTCTGCCCCCACTGCTTCGTCGGCCGCACCCCGAGACGGTCGGCCAGCTCGCGCACGGCGCCCGCCCCGAGCAGGCCACGACGACCCCCTTCGCCGGGGGTGGTGGGGTCGGTGCTCATGGCATGGACTCTATGCGTGCCGGGGAGGGCGTCGGGACAGGAGCGGACCCCCGGACCAGCGAGGTCCGGGGGTCCGTTGCTGACGAAGGCGGTCAGGCCGCGTGCGCGCAGCCCCACGGCTGCGTCCCACGGTCGGCGTAGACGCGGTTGGCGACGGTGATCTGCTCCGCGCGCGAGGCCAGGTCGGCGCGCTGGGCGAAGTCGCCACCACCGGCACCGAGCCAGGTCTGGATGTCGAACTGCAGGCCGCCGTAGTAGCCGTTGCCGGTGTTGATCGACCAGTTGCCGGTCGACTCGCACTGGGCGATCCGGTCCCACATCGCGGCGTTCGACAGGTCGAGGCCGGCGCCCGACGAGCTGGAGCTGCTCGAGGAGTCGGAGGAGCTGGACGAGGACGAGCTGGTGCTGGAGGAGCTCGGCTCCGGGGCGGGCTCGGGTGCGGGCTCCGGCGTCGGCTCGGGCTTCTCCTTGGTGCCGACGACGACGATCTTCGCGAGGGGCTTCGCGGTGACCT
Above is a window of Janibacter cremeus DNA encoding:
- the rsmA gene encoding 16S rRNA (adenine(1518)-N(6)/adenine(1519)-N(6))-dimethyltransferase RsmA yields the protein MSTDPTTPGEGGRRGLLGAGAVRELADRLGVRPTKQWGQNFVVDANTVRRIVRAGQVTAQDHVVEIGPGLGSLTLALLETAGRVTAVEVDPVLADALPGTVAQLAPDAAERLEVVHGDAMTVTDLPGPPPTALVANLPYNVSVPVVLRFLELFPTIERVLVMVQLEVAERLAAAPGSKVYGVPSVKAAWWTRVRLAGKVSRSVFWPVPNVDSGLVSLERHAPPETSATREQVFAVVDAAFAQRRKTLRAALRGIAGSGEVAEEALRAAGIDPRTRGEQVDVAGFARITAELMARVTT